Proteins from one Belonocnema kinseyi isolate 2016_QV_RU_SX_M_011 chromosome 8, B_treatae_v1, whole genome shotgun sequence genomic window:
- the LOC117178264 gene encoding uncharacterized protein LOC117178264: MNQVAVIVEKIVTYRRKFSPRDYFGCYRPFSTVLNTKPSPSTVTSVCAVFISSSSSWTRAVLSFSREFFNTEKLSSLLFAKLHLLHYLRVPNFALLLLFTVLLRHQHQTDDPN; encoded by the coding sequence TTGTGACATACCGCCGGAAGTTCTCCCCTCGTGACTACTTCGGCTGTTATCGGCCATTTTCGACCGTTCTCAACACGAAGCCGTCGCCCTCGACCGTCACTTCCGTTTGTGCAGTCTTCATCTCCTCCTCTTCCTCTTGGACGAGAGCCGTGCTAAGTTTCTCTCGCGAATTCTTCAATACAGAAAAACTCAGTTCGCTTTTATTCGCCAAACTTCACCTTCTACACTACTTGCGAGTACCAAACTTCGCATTACTTTTGTTATTCACTGTTTTGCTTCGGCACCAGCATCAAACTGACGACCCCAACTAA